A stretch of the Nitratifractor salsuginis DSM 16511 genome encodes the following:
- the coaD gene encoding pantetheine-phosphate adenylyltransferase, protein MKRAIYPGTFDPITVGHMDIVRRACTIFDEIVIAVAESRAKKPMFSQAERIAFARAATKDLPKVRVVGFESLLVTLAEELDSNIIIRGLRAVSDFEYELQMGYANASLKKDLETIYLMPSLEHAFVSSSVVRTILHFGGKVDHLLPPQVHRMILEGEKR, encoded by the coding sequence ATGAAACGTGCCATCTATCCCGGAACTTTCGATCCCATTACCGTAGGCCATATGGACATTGTCCGCCGTGCCTGCACCATTTTCGACGAGATCGTCATCGCCGTCGCCGAATCCCGGGCAAAAAAGCCGATGTTTTCCCAGGCCGAGCGTATCGCCTTCGCCCGGGCCGCCACGAAGGATCTTCCCAAGGTCCGGGTGGTCGGCTTCGAGAGCCTGCTGGTCACGCTGGCTGAAGAGCTTGACTCCAACATTATCATCCGAGGCCTCCGGGCCGTGAGCGATTTCGAGTACGAACTCCAGATGGGCTATGCCAACGCTTCACTCAAAAAGGATCTGGAGACCATCTACCTTATGCCCAGCCTGGAGCACGCCTTCGTCAGCTCTTCGGTGGTGCGTACGATCCTTCATTTCGGGGGCAAGGTCGATCATCTCCTCCCGCCCCAGGTCCACCGGATGATCCTCGAAGGGGAAAAGCGCTGA
- the yihA gene encoding ribosome biogenesis GTP-binding protein YihA/YsxC, which produces MKASRVPRPVRAEFVKSAQSINDSVDESLSEVVFLGRSNVGKSSTINLLAGRKNLAKSSATPGKTRLINFFDVGYKLDDKDYTVRFVDLPGFGYAKVSKSMKDIWQKNLVEFIKNRVAIRLFIHLRDARHPHAKIDEDVARYIGEFLRPDQRYLTVFTKADKLNQKERAALLRDYPGAILISNLKKTGQERIQQAIFETIFGEKFQ; this is translated from the coding sequence GTGAAAGCGTCACGTGTACCCAGGCCGGTCAGGGCCGAATTCGTCAAATCGGCCCAATCGATCAACGACAGTGTGGACGAGAGCCTCAGCGAAGTGGTCTTTCTGGGCCGATCGAATGTAGGCAAAAGCTCCACCATCAACCTCCTGGCGGGCAGAAAGAACCTGGCCAAGAGCTCGGCTACGCCGGGCAAGACGCGGCTGATCAACTTTTTCGACGTGGGCTACAAACTCGATGACAAGGATTACACGGTTCGTTTCGTCGATCTGCCGGGCTTCGGCTATGCCAAGGTTTCCAAGTCCATGAAGGATATTTGGCAAAAGAACCTGGTGGAGTTCATCAAGAACCGCGTCGCCATCCGCCTCTTCATCCACCTGCGCGACGCCCGCCATCCCCACGCGAAGATCGACGAAGACGTAGCGCGCTACATCGGGGAGTTCCTGCGGCCCGATCAGCGCTATCTGACCGTCTTTACCAAAGCGGACAAACTCAACCAGAAAGAGCGTGCCGCCCTCCTGCGGGACTATCCCGGCGCAATCCTCATCTCCAATCTCAAAAAGACGGGCCAGGAGCGAATCCAGCAGGCGATCTTCGAGACGATCTTCGGAGAGAAATTCCAATGA
- a CDS encoding OmpA family protein: protein MNRSTRWIFALGAAAALLLSGCAPKTPAPGTNPGNGGSQYGTEVPGGISSTGKYTGQDGVSASGIKMVYFSTDRYDVEPDQLQRIMSDMPKIQKLASSGKIRIEGNCDEMGTDEYNHALGLKRAKAVQSILVSNGIPSSRIDVVSYGESNPICTGHSAPCHAKNRRVEINKEN, encoded by the coding sequence ATGAATCGATCGACCCGCTGGATCTTCGCCCTCGGTGCGGCTGCCGCCCTGCTCCTGAGCGGCTGTGCCCCCAAAACCCCCGCTCCCGGTACCAACCCCGGCAACGGCGGGAGCCAATACGGCACCGAAGTGCCCGGCGGCATCAGCAGCACCGGCAAATATACCGGACAGGACGGCGTGAGCGCCAGCGGCATCAAGATGGTCTACTTCTCCACCGACCGCTACGATGTCGAACCCGACCAGCTCCAGCGCATTATGAGCGATATGCCCAAAATCCAAAAACTCGCCTCCTCAGGAAAGATCCGCATCGAAGGGAACTGTGACGAAATGGGGACCGACGAATACAACCACGCCCTGGGTCTCAAACGGGCCAAGGCGGTCCAGTCGATCCTCGTAAGCAACGGCATCCCCTCTTCCCGCATCGATGTCGTCAGCTACGGAGAAAGCAATCCCATCTGCACCGGCCACAGCGCTCCCTGCCACGCCAAGAACCGACGCGTCGAAATCAACAAAGAGAACTAA
- a CDS encoding UbiX family flavin prenyltransferase codes for MKIALIVSGASGVELADAFLRYLPDGIETHVVLSDNARTVALHEKTGITLHADNDIAAAIASGSFGVDATAVIPCSMNTLAKIACGIADTLASRAAAVAIKERKPLLLAPRELPFSPIALENMLKLSRLGVIIAPPVLGYYSDSRTLEEMERFLVGKWYDILGIENELYRRWGS; via the coding sequence ATGAAAATCGCCCTCATCGTCTCCGGAGCCAGCGGCGTAGAATTGGCGGACGCCTTTTTGCGCTATCTGCCCGACGGGATCGAAACCCACGTCGTCCTCTCCGACAATGCCCGGACCGTCGCCCTGCACGAAAAAACCGGCATCACTCTCCACGCCGACAACGACATCGCCGCCGCCATCGCCAGCGGATCCTTCGGGGTCGATGCCACCGCGGTCATCCCCTGCTCTATGAACACCCTCGCCAAGATCGCCTGCGGGATCGCCGACACCCTCGCTTCCCGGGCCGCCGCCGTCGCCATCAAGGAGCGCAAACCCCTGCTCCTGGCTCCCCGTGAACTTCCTTTTTCCCCCATCGCTCTGGAGAATATGCTCAAACTCTCCCGCCTCGGCGTTATCATCGCTCCGCCGGTGCTGGGCTACTACAGTGACAGCCGCACCCTCGAAGAGATGGAGCGTTTTCTCGTGGGGAAGTGGTACGATATCCTGGGGATAGAGAACGAGCTTTACCGCCGCTGGGGGAGCTGA
- the mrdA gene encoding penicillin-binding protein 2, with amino-acid sequence MRFKIVLLIFAVVWAILIVRLYHISIKSNFYYEKLAKENIERKNYIKPVRGEIFDTHGNFLAVNKIGFSLSLAPHLSSKKGELQSLIATLKGYFPDINATVMERVYRKQNSPYNYRYIKVIDFIPYAEMMRFYPRLSAIPQIKIDTETKRYYPYGRFAAHIVGYVGRANRKEIAKDKVASIVGYTGKSGLERYYNRLLEGEPGYIISKVNARNKALEVLERKEPVNNRSLKVNLDMDLQKFIYDLLEKRPAVVVVMRTTGEVLAAVSNPSFDPNLFVGGISVKDWKALQNNLGHPFTNKFIHAVYPPGSVIKMGVALAASKAGKGILDEHEYCKGYITIDKSKHKFRCWKKWGHGDVDLRKSIRESCDVYYYEKSLKIGIDKIAKTLKRIGLGVRTGIDLPREYRGIIPDKAWKRKRYHLPWYKGETVIAAIGQGYDNITPMQVARYTAFLATGWLPTPTLAQEIDGKKVTPKREKIAFNPIHMSIIRQGMIDVCNDRRGTAYKALHKLPIKVAAKTGTAQVVSIPQEVKKRVNEKDLAYFKKSHAWITTYAPAKNPEYVVTVLVEHGGHGGSAAGPIAAKIYQWLYYHGYFKHHPLEEVEKELAKRRGDLNTTQASKLRAPKLRMDQTRLKVSPKN; translated from the coding sequence GTGAGATTCAAGATCGTTCTGCTCATCTTCGCCGTTGTCTGGGCTATCCTGATCGTGCGCCTCTACCACATCAGCATCAAATCCAACTTCTACTACGAGAAGCTGGCCAAAGAGAATATCGAGCGCAAAAACTACATCAAACCGGTCCGGGGGGAGATCTTCGATACCCACGGCAATTTCCTGGCGGTGAACAAGATCGGATTCTCCCTTTCTCTGGCTCCCCATCTAAGTAGCAAAAAAGGAGAGCTCCAATCCCTCATCGCTACCCTAAAAGGCTATTTCCCCGATATCAACGCCACCGTGATGGAACGGGTCTACCGTAAGCAGAATTCCCCCTACAATTACCGCTACATCAAGGTGATCGACTTCATCCCCTACGCCGAGATGATGCGCTTCTATCCCCGGCTCAGCGCCATTCCCCAGATCAAGATCGATACCGAAACCAAACGCTACTACCCCTACGGACGCTTCGCTGCCCATATCGTCGGCTATGTGGGTCGGGCCAACCGCAAAGAGATCGCCAAGGACAAGGTCGCTTCCATCGTCGGCTACACGGGCAAGAGCGGGCTGGAACGCTACTACAACCGGCTTCTGGAAGGGGAACCGGGCTACATCATCAGCAAAGTCAACGCCCGCAACAAGGCTTTGGAGGTCCTCGAACGCAAAGAACCGGTCAACAACCGCTCCCTCAAAGTCAATCTCGATATGGATCTGCAAAAATTCATCTACGATCTGCTCGAAAAGCGCCCCGCGGTCGTGGTGGTTATGCGAACCACCGGGGAGGTCCTGGCGGCGGTGAGCAATCCGAGCTTCGACCCCAACCTCTTCGTCGGCGGCATCAGCGTCAAGGATTGGAAAGCACTGCAAAACAACCTGGGCCACCCCTTTACCAACAAGTTCATCCACGCAGTCTATCCCCCCGGATCGGTGATCAAGATGGGCGTGGCCCTGGCCGCCTCCAAAGCGGGTAAAGGGATCCTGGACGAGCACGAATACTGCAAAGGCTACATCACCATCGACAAGAGCAAGCACAAGTTCCGCTGCTGGAAAAAGTGGGGGCACGGCGATGTGGATCTGCGCAAATCGATCCGCGAGAGCTGCGACGTTTACTACTATGAAAAGAGCCTGAAGATCGGCATCGACAAAATCGCCAAGACCCTCAAACGGATCGGCCTGGGGGTCCGTACCGGCATCGATCTGCCCCGGGAGTACAGAGGGATCATCCCCGACAAAGCCTGGAAACGCAAACGCTATCACCTTCCCTGGTACAAAGGAGAGACGGTCATCGCCGCCATTGGGCAGGGCTACGACAACATCACGCCGATGCAGGTGGCCCGCTATACGGCTTTCCTGGCGACGGGATGGCTGCCCACTCCCACGCTGGCCCAGGAGATCGACGGCAAGAAGGTCACGCCCAAGCGGGAGAAGATCGCTTTCAACCCCATCCATATGTCGATCATCCGCCAGGGAATGATCGATGTCTGCAACGACCGCAGAGGAACCGCCTACAAAGCGCTGCACAAGCTCCCCATCAAAGTGGCGGCCAAGACCGGGACCGCCCAGGTGGTCTCCATTCCCCAGGAGGTCAAAAAACGGGTCAATGAAAAAGACCTGGCCTATTTCAAAAAATCCCACGCCTGGATCACCACCTACGCCCCGGCGAAAAATCCGGAGTATGTGGTGACGGTCCTGGTGGAGCACGGCGGGCACGGAGGAAGCGCCGCGGGTCCCATCGCCGCCAAGATCTACCAGTGGCTCTACTACCACGGCTATTTCAAACACCATCCGCTTGAAGAGGTTGAGAAAGAGTTGGCAAAGAGGAGAGGGGACCTCAATACTACACAAGCCTCGAAGTTGCGGGCTCCGAAACTCCGTATGGATCAGACACGGTTAAAAGTTTCCCCGAAAAACTGA
- a CDS encoding YqiA/YcfP family alpha/beta fold hydrolase: MILYIHGFASSGLGAKAKAVRDYFKEEAYAPSLSYVPDLAVDTLEQLARHCRRREEPLHLIGSSLGGFYALYLAERYGCKAVLINPSLRPWTTLAAHTGTGTNYYDGARFEWTPRHVESLKKYRIDTPSHPERILLMLQTGDEVLDYRQALELLPDSPRILEEGGSHSFEGFERHLPKIAGFFSSDHQCNVL; the protein is encoded by the coding sequence GTGATCCTCTACATCCACGGTTTCGCCAGCAGCGGCCTAGGGGCCAAGGCAAAGGCGGTACGGGATTATTTCAAGGAGGAAGCCTACGCCCCTTCCCTCTCCTATGTTCCCGACCTGGCGGTGGATACTCTGGAGCAGTTGGCCCGGCACTGCCGGCGGAGGGAAGAGCCTCTGCATCTCATCGGCTCCTCACTGGGAGGCTTCTATGCCCTCTACCTCGCCGAGCGTTACGGGTGCAAAGCGGTACTGATCAACCCCTCCCTGCGCCCCTGGACCACCCTGGCGGCCCATACCGGCACCGGGACCAACTACTACGACGGCGCCCGCTTCGAATGGACTCCCCGTCATGTGGAGAGCCTCAAAAAGTATCGCATCGACACCCCCAGCCATCCCGAACGGATCCTGCTGATGCTCCAGACCGGTGACGAAGTGCTCGATTACCGCCAGGCCCTGGAACTCCTCCCTGATTCCCCCCGGATCCTCGAAGAGGGAGGAAGCCACAGCTTCGAAGGGTTCGAGAGGCACCTCCCTAAGATCGCAGGCTTCTTCTCTTCCGATCACCAATGTAATGTTTTATGA
- the tmk gene encoding dTMP kinase, translating to MYVLFEGIDTCGKSTQIRLIAAEHPEAIITREPGGTRFGEKAREILLEAKLQSKRAELLLFLADRAEHYEEIVRPNRDKLLISDRGFLSGIGYALANGGVSLEELIALNHFALQGDWPDHIIFFETDEATLRRRLGEKSADGIEERGIDYLLTVQEKMKEALPKLAIPTLILDARESVETIHQKIVTYLGI from the coding sequence ATGTATGTGCTTTTCGAGGGGATCGATACCTGCGGCAAGAGCACCCAGATCCGCCTCATCGCCGCCGAGCATCCCGAAGCGATCATCACCCGGGAGCCCGGAGGCACCCGATTCGGCGAAAAGGCCCGCGAAATCCTCCTGGAAGCCAAGCTCCAAAGCAAGCGGGCCGAGCTCCTGCTCTTTTTGGCCGACCGGGCCGAGCACTACGAAGAGATCGTCCGCCCCAACCGCGACAAACTCCTCATCTCCGACCGGGGCTTCCTCTCAGGCATCGGCTACGCCCTGGCCAACGGCGGCGTGAGCCTCGAAGAGCTCATCGCCCTCAACCACTTCGCCCTCCAAGGAGACTGGCCCGACCACATCATCTTTTTCGAAACCGACGAAGCGACCCTGCGCCGACGTCTTGGGGAAAAGAGCGCCGACGGGATCGAAGAGCGGGGCATCGACTATCTGCTCACCGTCCAGGAAAAGATGAAAGAAGCCCTCCCCAAACTCGCCATTCCCACCCTCATTCTCGACGCCAGGGAGAGCGTGGAGACGATCCATCAAAAGATCGTAACCTATCTCGGGATATAA
- the lptA gene encoding lipopolysaccharide transport periplasmic protein LptA, whose translation MRGMRAVGIFLSLMAIVWGAENLEVTADKFTHLEKEQKAIFQGHAHATQGASWIKAKKFVVYFDKENNAKEYQAMGNVNFEIVKKPDRDVKGQCDKLLYKVAEDSYRLIGHAVVDDRVNHRLMKGDEIFLDNKRGLARATSGKKGPVKFVFPMKDAQGAKKKKRGKY comes from the coding sequence ATGAGAGGGATGCGAGCAGTCGGGATTTTCCTGTCGCTGATGGCAATAGTATGGGGCGCGGAGAATCTCGAGGTGACGGCGGACAAGTTCACCCATCTGGAGAAGGAACAGAAGGCGATCTTCCAGGGGCATGCCCATGCCACCCAGGGGGCAAGCTGGATCAAGGCGAAGAAGTTTGTCGTCTATTTCGACAAAGAGAACAACGCCAAAGAGTATCAGGCGATGGGAAATGTCAATTTCGAAATCGTCAAAAAGCCGGATCGGGATGTGAAGGGGCAGTGTGACAAACTGCTCTACAAAGTGGCGGAGGATAGCTATCGGCTCATCGGCCATGCGGTGGTCGACGACCGGGTCAATCATCGCCTGATGAAAGGTGATGAGATCTTTCTGGACAACAAACGGGGCCTCGCCCGCGCCACCAGCGGCAAAAAGGGCCCGGTCAAATTCGTCTTCCCGATGAAAGACGCCCAGGGAGCCAAGAAGAAAAAAAGAGGAAAGTATTAA
- the hisS gene encoding histidine--tRNA ligase: MINALRGMKDLMFDDAERYTYIVETASRIARNYGFDFIETPILEETRLFKRSVGESSDIVGKEMYQFTDKGGNDVCLRPEGTAGVVRAYIQAKLDRQQGRKDRFFYYGPMFRYERPQKGRLRQFHQFGVESFGTAEVEEDFTLIMMLSEIFDALGIGYKVKINSLGCSACMPPYRNTLVGFLEGIAEELCPDCQRRITTNPIRVLDCKNENCQNLLESAPKLSESLCEKCDRDFKRLQKLLDTSGIDYEVDTHLVRGLDYYSGTAFEFVSDEIGAQSAIAGGGRYDRLVEFLEGKPTPGIGFAIGIERIMELVKMPEEERSGWYLGAMDAESLDAILSLGQKLRRKGEKAVVEYAPKGLKAHLKGADRAGAKYCAVIGENERKDGTVWVKDLASKEEKTVLLESL, translated from the coding sequence ATGATCAATGCATTGCGTGGTATGAAAGATTTGATGTTCGACGATGCCGAACGCTACACCTATATCGTCGAGACCGCATCGCGGATCGCCCGCAACTACGGCTTCGACTTCATCGAAACCCCCATTCTCGAAGAGACCCGGCTCTTCAAGCGCTCTGTCGGTGAAAGCTCCGACATTGTGGGCAAGGAGATGTATCAATTCACCGACAAGGGAGGTAACGACGTCTGCCTCCGCCCCGAAGGAACCGCCGGAGTGGTCCGTGCCTACATCCAGGCCAAGCTCGACCGCCAGCAGGGGCGCAAAGACCGCTTCTTCTACTACGGGCCGATGTTCCGCTACGAGCGCCCCCAAAAAGGCCGCCTGCGCCAATTCCACCAATTCGGGGTGGAGAGCTTCGGCACGGCGGAGGTCGAAGAGGACTTTACCCTCATTATGATGCTCTCGGAGATCTTCGATGCGCTGGGGATTGGCTACAAGGTCAAGATCAACTCCCTGGGCTGCAGCGCCTGTATGCCCCCCTACCGCAACACTCTGGTGGGCTTCCTCGAAGGGATCGCCGAAGAGCTCTGCCCCGATTGCCAGCGCCGCATCACCACCAACCCCATCCGGGTCCTCGACTGCAAAAACGAAAATTGCCAAAACCTCCTGGAAAGCGCTCCCAAGCTCTCGGAATCCCTCTGCGAAAAGTGCGACCGTGATTTCAAACGGCTCCAGAAGCTCCTCGACACTTCGGGAATCGACTACGAAGTGGATACCCACCTGGTGAGAGGTCTCGACTACTACTCCGGTACCGCCTTTGAATTCGTCAGTGACGAGATCGGGGCTCAGAGCGCTATCGCCGGAGGCGGACGCTATGACCGGCTGGTGGAATTCCTGGAGGGCAAGCCCACTCCCGGTATCGGCTTCGCCATCGGGATCGAGCGGATTATGGAGTTGGTAAAGATGCCCGAAGAGGAACGCTCGGGCTGGTACCTCGGCGCGATGGACGCCGAATCTCTCGATGCGATCCTCTCCCTGGGGCAAAAGCTCCGCCGAAAGGGAGAAAAAGCGGTGGTCGAGTATGCCCCCAAGGGGCTCAAAGCCCATCTCAAAGGCGCAGACCGCGCCGGGGCGAAGTATTGCGCCGTCATCGGAGAGAATGAGCGAAAAGACGGCACGGTCTGGGTCAAAGACCTCGCTTCCAAAGAGGAGAAGACCGTTTTGCTGGAATCTCTCTAG
- the polX gene encoding DNA polymerase/3'-5' exonuclease PolX, giving the protein MGVRQMSNSEIAQFFKELADYLEIKGDNPFRIRAYRNAARTIETSGYDFAKLVEEGYDLSQLPDIGERIAKKIVEIVTTGKLSKLEEVKKEFPPHILDLLKIEGLGPKKVKTLYEKLGIGSLEELKKAAEEHKIRELPGFGEKTEEKILKGVVLYKKEGKRFLFAEAEPYASELYEYLKGFKAIHQLTIAGSFRRRKETVGDLDIVSTSDDPLGAMDHFASYGKIKEIVSKGDTRSTIILENNLQVDFRCVSDLSYGAALHYFTGSKAHNIAVRKMAVEKGWKVNEYGVFNEKMERIAGKTEEEIYRLFGMDYIEPELREDRGELEAAMEGKLPKLVTAKELRGDWHLRTHYGDGEAEPEELAEKALELGYTHLCFADKASYLFCEHGRECPPVSEYLERLDALQKKYPKLRIIKGIEVEIEEDGSLAYDTKELEPFDLVIAAVEEEYELSKEKQTERLLKAISHPQVRILAHPTCRIIAQRNGCSLDIEKVIDTAAKEGVWLEIDARPDRLDLSDVHLKAARDSGAHFVLGSVAAKPEEMENIRYGLNQARRGWLEAKHLVNTLEVSEIDKFLKAKK; this is encoded by the coding sequence ATGGGTGTCAGACAGATGAGCAACAGTGAAATCGCGCAATTTTTCAAAGAGTTGGCGGATTATCTCGAGATCAAAGGGGACAACCCCTTCCGCATCCGAGCCTATCGCAACGCGGCGCGGACCATCGAAACCAGCGGATACGATTTCGCCAAACTGGTCGAAGAGGGGTACGACCTCTCCCAGCTCCCCGACATCGGCGAGCGGATCGCCAAAAAGATCGTCGAGATCGTCACTACAGGCAAGCTGAGCAAGCTCGAAGAGGTCAAAAAAGAGTTTCCACCCCACATCCTCGACCTGCTCAAGATTGAAGGCCTGGGCCCCAAAAAGGTCAAGACCCTCTATGAGAAGCTCGGGATCGGCTCGCTGGAAGAGTTGAAAAAGGCGGCCGAGGAGCATAAGATCCGTGAACTCCCCGGTTTCGGCGAAAAGACCGAAGAGAAGATCCTCAAAGGGGTCGTCCTTTACAAAAAAGAGGGCAAGCGCTTCCTCTTCGCCGAAGCGGAGCCCTACGCATCGGAACTCTACGAATACCTCAAAGGCTTCAAAGCGATCCACCAACTCACCATCGCCGGCAGTTTCCGCCGCCGCAAAGAGACCGTGGGCGATCTGGATATCGTCTCTACCTCCGACGACCCCCTGGGGGCGATGGATCATTTCGCCTCCTACGGCAAGATCAAAGAGATCGTCTCCAAAGGGGACACCCGCTCCACGATCATCCTAGAGAACAATCTACAGGTCGATTTTCGCTGCGTGAGCGACCTAAGCTACGGAGCGGCGCTGCACTACTTCACCGGCTCCAAAGCCCACAATATCGCCGTGCGCAAAATGGCAGTGGAGAAGGGATGGAAGGTCAACGAATACGGCGTCTTCAACGAGAAGATGGAGCGCATCGCAGGCAAGACCGAGGAGGAGATCTACCGCCTCTTCGGTATGGACTACATCGAACCGGAGCTGCGGGAAGACCGGGGGGAGCTCGAAGCGGCGATGGAGGGGAAACTTCCCAAACTGGTGACGGCGAAAGAGCTGCGGGGCGACTGGCATCTGCGCACCCATTACGGCGATGGGGAAGCCGAGCCCGAGGAGCTGGCCGAAAAGGCGCTCGAACTCGGCTATACCCACCTCTGCTTCGCCGACAAGGCCTCTTACCTCTTCTGCGAGCACGGACGAGAGTGCCCGCCGGTGAGCGAATATCTGGAGCGGCTCGATGCCCTGCAGAAAAAATATCCCAAACTACGGATCATCAAAGGGATCGAAGTGGAGATCGAGGAGGATGGCAGCCTCGCTTACGATACGAAGGAGCTGGAGCCCTTCGATCTCGTCATTGCTGCCGTGGAGGAGGAGTATGAGCTCAGCAAAGAGAAACAGACCGAGCGCCTCCTCAAAGCCATATCTCATCCGCAGGTCAGGATCCTGGCCCATCCCACCTGCCGCATCATCGCACAGCGCAACGGATGCAGCCTCGATATCGAAAAAGTGATCGATACCGCAGCCAAAGAGGGGGTCTGGCTCGAGATCGACGCCCGCCCCGACCGCCTGGACCTCAGCGACGTGCACCTCAAGGCCGCCCGGGATTCTGGAGCGCACTTTGTCCTCGGCTCCGTCGCCGCCAAGCCCGAAGAGATGGAGAATATCCGTTACGGTCTCAACCAGGCCCGCCGGGGATGGCTGGAGGCGAAGCACCTGGTCAATACCCTCGAAGTTTCGGAGATCGACAAATTCTTGAAGGCCAAGAAGTGA
- a CDS encoding N-acetyltransferase, which produces MIRYRKATLADIPEMQAMVAEQVKEGVILPRSDDEVATNIRSYILAEAEGMIVGYGALHIHSPRLAEIRSLIVSPTWRCRGVGAGIVREALREAEELGVEEVLVLTYVSDFFRQLGFHEIAKESIPEQKIWTDCIKCIHFPNCNESSLVYTVNPRRG; this is translated from the coding sequence ATGATCCGTTACCGCAAAGCGACCCTTGCCGATATCCCGGAGATGCAGGCCATGGTGGCCGAGCAGGTTAAAGAGGGGGTGATTCTCCCCCGCAGCGACGACGAAGTGGCGACCAACATCCGCAGCTACATTCTGGCGGAGGCGGAGGGGATGATCGTGGGCTACGGAGCGCTCCATATCCATTCTCCCCGCCTGGCGGAGATCCGCAGCCTTATCGTCTCCCCGACCTGGCGGTGCAGGGGCGTCGGAGCGGGGATCGTCCGGGAAGCGCTGCGTGAAGCGGAGGAGTTGGGCGTTGAAGAGGTGCTGGTGCTGACCTATGTGTCTGACTTTTTCCGTCAACTCGGCTTTCACGAGATCGCCAAAGAGAGCATCCCCGAGCAAAAGATTTGGACCGACTGCATCAAATGCATCCATTTCCCGAACTGCAACGAGTCTTCCCTGGTCTACACCGTCAACCCGCGGAGGGGCTAA
- a CDS encoding L,D-transpeptidase family protein, translating to MKKIVVSVAFALIGVQGAQAGKRIVVDLTHQQACAYQDGDRLFCGDISTGKPGHRTPSGHFRVLEKELRHVSSRYPEPHGGARMDYMLRLTNYGVAMHLGYVPNYPASHGCIRMENGFAQRMFAWANVGTPVVVRGTPPRYVDRPGPRRVARRAVSRKSRTVGNFEGNRPLKFLSSVPGKRESLVSKRDKKELRHSKKKKEVITENRKPMTPLGMLKS from the coding sequence ATGAAAAAGATCGTAGTGTCAGTGGCCTTTGCCCTCATCGGTGTACAGGGGGCCCAGGCGGGGAAAAGGATCGTCGTCGATTTGACCCATCAGCAAGCCTGTGCCTACCAGGACGGCGACAGGCTCTTTTGCGGTGATATCTCCACCGGCAAACCGGGCCACCGCACGCCCTCCGGTCACTTTCGCGTGCTGGAAAAGGAGCTTCGGCACGTCTCCAGCCGCTACCCGGAGCCCCACGGAGGTGCCCGGATGGATTATATGCTCCGTCTGACCAACTACGGGGTGGCGATGCATCTGGGCTATGTCCCCAACTATCCGGCCTCCCACGGCTGTATCCGTATGGAGAACGGCTTCGCCCAGCGGATGTTCGCGTGGGCCAATGTGGGGACCCCGGTGGTCGTTCGCGGAACGCCACCGCGCTATGTGGATCGCCCCGGCCCCAGACGTGTGGCCCGAAGAGCTGTTTCCCGCAAGAGTAGAACGGTGGGCAACTTTGAAGGGAATAGACCTCTGAAGTTTCTGAGCTCCGTTCCCGGAAAGCGTGAGTCGCTTGTCAGCAAGCGGGATAAAAAAGAGTTGCGCCACTCCAAAAAGAAAAAAGAAGTCATCACGGAAAACCGGAAACCGATGACACCTCTGGGGATGCTCAAAAGCTGA